Proteins co-encoded in one Parus major isolate Abel chromosome 17, Parus_major1.1, whole genome shotgun sequence genomic window:
- the SPTAN1 gene encoding spectrin alpha chain, non-erythrocytic 1 isoform X14: MLSSFRKVKVQKMDPSGVKVLETAEDIQERRQQVLDRYHRFKELSSLRRQKLEDSYRFQFFQRDADELEKWIQEKLQIASDENYKDPSNLQGKLQKHQAFEAEVQANSGAIIKLDETGNQMINESHFASETIRTRLQELHRLWELLMEKMREKGVKLLQAQKLVQYLRECEDVLDWINDKEAIVTSEELGQDLEHVEVLQKKFEEFQTDLAAHEERVNEVNQFAGKLIQETHPEEELIKSKQDEVNASWQRLKGLALQRQGKLFGAAEVQRFNRDVDETISWIKEKGQLMASDDFGRDLASVQALLRKHEGLERDLAALEDKVKALCAEADRLQQSHPINASQIQVKREELIANWEQIRTLAAERHARLNDSYRLQRFLADFRDLTSWVTEMKALINADELANDVAGAEALLDRHQEHKGEIDAHEDSFKSADESGQALLSAGHYASDEVKEKLTILSDERSALLELWELRRQQYEQCMDLQLFYRDTEQVDNWMSKQEAFLLNEDLGDSLDSVEALLKKHEDFEKSLSAQEEKITALDEFATKLIQNNHYAMDDVATRRDALLSRRNALHERAMRRRTQLADSFHLQQFFRDSDELKSWVNEKMKTATDEAYKDPSNLQGKVQKHQAFEAELSANQSRIDALEKAGQKLIDVKHYASDEVAARMNEVISLWKKLLEATELKGIKLREANQQQQFNRNVEDIELWLYEVEGHLASDDYGKDLTNVQNLQKKHALLEADVAAHQDRIDGITIQARQFQEAGHFDADNIKKKQEALVARYEALKDPMVARKQKLADSLRLQQLFRDIEDEETWIREKEPIAASTNRGKDLIGVQNLLKKHQALQAEIAGHEPRIKAVTQKGNAMVEEGHFAAEDVKIKLNELNQKWDSLKAKASQRRQDLEDSLQAQQYFADANEAESWMREKEPIVGSTDYGKDEDSAEALLKKHEALMSDLSAYGSSIQALREQAQSCRQQVAPTDDETGKELVLALYDYQEKSPREVTMKKGDILTLLNSTNKDWWKVEVNDRQGFVPAAYVKKLDPAQSASRENLLEEQGSIALRQEQIDNQYHSLLELGEKRKGMLEKSCKKFMLFREANELQQWINEKEAALTSEEVGADLEQVEVLQKKFDDFQKDLKANESRLKDINKVAKDLESEGLMADEVQAVQQQEVYGMPRDETDSKTASPWKSARLMVHTVATFNSIKELNERWRSLQQLAEERSQLLGSAHEVQRFHRDADETKEWIEEKNQALNTDNYGHDLASVQALQRKHEGFERDLAALGDKVNSLGETAQRLIQSHPESAEDLQEKCTELNQAWNSLGKRADQRKEKLGDSHDLQRFLSDFRDLMSWINGIRGLVSSDELAKDVTGAEALLERHQEHRTEIDARAGTFQAFEQFGQQLLAHGHYASPEIKEKLDILDQERTDLEKAWVQRRMMLDQCLELQLFHRDCEQAENWMAAREAFLNTEDKGDSLDSVEALIKKHEDFDKAINVQEEKIAVLQSFADQLIAADHYAKGVIANRRNEVLDRWLRLKAQMIEKRSKLGESQTLQQFSRDVDEIEAWISEKLQTASDESYKDPTNIQSKHQKHQAFEAELHANADRIRGVIDMGNSLIERGACAGSEDAVKARLAALADQWQFLVQKSAEKSQKLKEANKQQNFNTGIKDFDFWLSEVEALLASEDYGKDLASVNNLLKKHQLLEADISAHEDRLKDLNSQADSLMTSSAFDTSQVKDKRETINGRFQRIKGMASARRAKLNESHRLHQFFRDMDDEESWIKEKKLLVSSEDYGRDLTGVQNLRKKHKRLEAELAAHEPAIQGVLDTGKKLSDDNTIGKEEIQQRLAQFVDHWKELKQLASARGQRLEESLEYQQFVANVEEEEAWINEKMTLVASEDYGDTLAAIQGLLKKHEAFETDFTVHKDRVNDVCANGEDLIKKNNHHEANITAKMKGLRGKVSDLEKAAAQRKAKLDENSAFLQFNWKADVVESWIGEKENSLKTDDYGRDLSSVQTLLTKQETFDAGLQAFQQEGIANITALKDQLLAAKHIQSKAIEARHASLMKRWNQLLANSATRKKKLLEAQEHFRKVEDLFLTFAKKASAFNSWFENAEEDLTDPVRCNSLEEIKALREAHDAFRSSLSSAQADFNQLAELDRQIKSFRVASNPYTWFTMEALEETWRNLQKIIKERELELQKEQRRQEENDKLRQEFAQHANAFHQWIQETRTYLLDGSCMVEESGTLESQLEATKRKHQEIRAMRSQLKKIEDLGAAMEEALILDNKYTEHSTVGLAQQWDQLDQLGMRMQHNLEQQIQARNTTGVTEEALKEFSMMFKHFDKDKSGRLNHQEFKSCLRSLGYDLPMVEEGEPDPEFESILDTVDPNRDGHVSLQEYMAFMISRETENVKSSEEIESAFRALSSEGKPYVTKEELYQNLTREQADYCISHMKPYMDGKGRELPSAYDYIEFTRSLFVN, from the exons ATGTTGTCATCGTTTCGTAAAGTCAAAGTCCAG aaaatggACCCAAGTGGTGTAAAAGTGTTGGAGACAGCAGAAGATATCCAAGAGAGGCGTCAGCAAGTTTTGGACCGTTACCACAGGTTCAAGGAACTCTCTTCTCTAAGGCGCCAAAAACTTGAAGATTCCTATCGATTCCAGTTTTTCCAGCGTGATGCAGATGAGCTTGAGAAATGGATCCAAGAGAAACTGCAGATTGCATCTGATGAAAATTACAAAGATCCAAGCAATTTGCAG gGGAAGCTGCAGAAGCACCAAGCCTTTGAAGCTGAGGTGCAGGCCAATTCAGGAGCTATCATTAAACTGGATGAGACTGGAAATCAGATGATTAATGAAAGCCATTTTGCATCTGAAACCATAAGA ACTcgactgcaggagctgcaccGACTATGGGAATTACTGATGGAAAAGATGAGAGAGAAGGGAGTCAAATTATTGCAGGCACAGAAGTTGGTGCAATATTTACGGGAATGTGAAGATGTCTTGGACTGGATCAATGATAAG GAAGCAATAGTGACATCAGAAGAACTTGGACAGGACTTAGAGCATGTTGAAGTTTTGCAAAAGAAGTTTGAAGAGTTCCAGACAGACCTTGCAGCTCATGAGGAAAGAGTAAATGAAGTGAACCAGTTTGCTGGCAAACTTATCCAG GAAACACACCCCGAAGAGGAGCTGATAAAGTCCAAACAAGATGAAGTAAATGCAAGCTGGCAGCGTCTTAAGGGACTTGCCCTTCAGAGGCAAGGAAAACTCTTTGGGGCAGCTGAAGTTCAGCGTTTCAACAG GGATGTGGATGAAACAATCAGCTGGATTAAGGAGAAAGGGCAGTTGATGGCCTCAGATGATTTTGGCAGAGACTTAGCCAGTGTGCAGGCATTACTGCGCAAGCACGAAGGCCTGGAAAGAGacctggcagctctggaagaTAAG GTGAAGGCCCTGTGTGCAGAAGCTGACCGTTTGCAGCAGTCTCACCCAATAAATGCTTCCCAAATTCAAGTGAAACGGGAGGAGCTCATTGCCAACTGGGAACAGATCCGGACGCTGGCGGCAGAGAGGCACGCTCGCCTCAACGACTCCTACAG GCTGCAGCGCTTTCTCGCAGACTTCAGAGACCTCACCAGCTGGGTGACTGAGATGAAGGCTCTCATAAATGCTGATGAACTTGCCAATGATGTGGCTGGGGCAGAAGCCCTTCTAGACAGACATCAGGAACATAAG GGAGAAATTGATGCTCATGAAGACAGCTTCAAATCTGCTGATGAGTCAGGCCAGgctttgctctctgctgggCACTACGCTTCTGATGAAGTTAAAGAAAAG CTGACCATCCTCTCAGATGAAAGGTCTGccttgctggagctgtgggaactCCGCAGACAGCAGTATGAGCAGTGCATGGACCTGCAGCTTTTCTACAGAGACACTGAACAAGTTGACAACTGGATGAGCAAACAAGAA GCATTTCTGCTGAATGAAGACCTTGGTGATTCTCTGGACAGTGTGGAGGCTCTTCTAAAGAAGCATGAAGACTTTGAGAAATCCCTAAGTGCCCAAGAGGAGAAAATCACA GCATTAGATGAGTTTGCTACTAAGTTGATTCAGAATAACCACTATGCCATGGATGATGTTGCTACACGCAGAGATGCT ctgctgagccGCCGAAATGCCCTTCATGAAAGAGCCATGCGCCGCCGCACTCAGCTGGCAGATTCTTTCCATCTGCAGCAGTTTTTCCGGGATTCTGATGAGCTTAAGAGCTGGGttaatgaaaagatgaaaactgcaACTGATGAGGCCTACAAG GATCCCTCCAACTTGCAAGGTAAAGTTCAGAAACACCAGGCTTTTGAAGCTGAACTGTCTGCTAACCAGAGTCGTATTGATGCCCTGGAGAAAGCTGGCCAGAAGCTGATTGATGTCAAGCACTACGCGTCCGATGAGGTGGCAGCTCGCATGAATGAAGTCATCAGCTTGTGGAAGAAACTTCTGGAGGCCACTGAGCTCAAAG GTATAAAACTGCGAGAAGCcaatcagcagcagcagtttaaTCGCAATGTGGAGGACATTGAGCTCTGGCTGTATGAAGTAGAAGGACACTTGGCATCTGATGATTATGGAAAAGATCTTACTAATGTCCAGAATCTTCAGAAGAAGCATGCGCTGCTAGAGGCAGATGTTGCTGCCCATCAG GATCGGATAGATGGCATTACCATCCAGGCACGCCAGTTCCAGGAGGCTGGGCACTTTGATGCTGACAACATCAAGAAGAAACAAGAAGCTTTAGTGGCTCGTTATGAAGCCCTGAAAGACCCCATGGTAGCTCGCAAGCAGAAACTCGCAGATTCTCTTCGCTTGCAGCAGCTTTTCCGTGACATTGAGGATGAAGAGACCTGGATTAGGGAAAAAGAACCTATTGCAGCTTCAACCAACAGAG GCAAGGACTTAATTGGTGTCCAGAACCTGCTAAAGAAGCACCAGGCTTTGCAGGCAGAAATTGCAGGCCATGAGCCTCGCATTAAAGCTGTCACACAGAAGGGAAATGCTATGGTGGAAGAAG GGCACTTTGCAGCTGAGGATGTGAAAATCAAACTGAACGAGCTAAACCAGAAGTGGGACTCTCTGAAAGCCAAAGCATCCCAGCGTCGGCAGGACCTGGAGGATTCCCTGCAGGCTCAGCAGTACTTTGCTGATGCTAATGAGGCTGAATCCTGGATGAGGGAAAAGGAGCCCATTGTAGGCAGTACAGACTATGGGAAAGATGAAGATTCTGCTGAG GCTCTTCTGAAGAAACATGAAGCTTTGATGTCTGATCTCTCCGCTTATGGCAGCAGCATCCAGGCACTGAGGGAACAGGCCCAGTCTTGCAGG caacaAGTTGCTCCCACAGATGATGAAACTGGAAAAGAACTTGTTCTGGCACTCTATGATTACCAGGAGAAGAGTCCTCGGGAGGTGACAATGAAGAAGGGAGACATTCTCACCTTACTCAACAGCACCAACAAG GACTGGTGGAAGGTGGAAGTCAATGACCGTCAGGGCTTTGTACCAGCTGCCTATGTGAAAAAACTGGATCCTGCCCAGTCTGCATCCCGAGAGAAcctcctggaggagcagggcagcatAGCACTGCGACAGGAGCAAATCGACAACCA GTATCACTCTCTCCTGGAACTGGGAGAAAAGCGTAAAGGAATGTTGGAAAAAAGCTGCAAGAAGTTCATGCTTTTCCGTGAAGCCAACGAGCTCCAGCAGTGGATCAATGAGAAGGAAGCAGCACTCACCAGTGAGGAAGTGGGTGCTGATCTGGAGCAGGTGGAGgttctgcagaagaaatttgATGATTTTCAGAAG GATCTCAAAGCCAACGAGTCACGCCTGAAGGATATAAACAAGGTTGCCAAGGACTTGGAGTCAGAAGGGCTGATGGCAGATGAAGTACAAGCTGTACAGCAACag GAAGTCTACGGGATGCCCAGG GATGAAACTGATTCTAAGACAGCCTCTCCTTGGAAG TCTGCACGTTTGATGGTACATACTGTGGCAACCTTCAACTCAATCAAG GAGCTGAATGAGCGCTGGAGATcgctgcagcagctggcagaggagaggagccAGTTGTTGGGCAGTGCCCACGAGGTCCAGAGATTCCACAG AGATGCTGATGAAACCAAAGAATGGATAGAGGAGAAAAATCAAGCATTAAATACAGACAACTATGGGCATGACCTGGCCAGTGTTCAGGCTCTGCAACGCAAACATGAAGGCTTTGAGAGAGACTTAGCAGCGCTGGGAGACAAG GTGAATTCTCTTGGTGAAACTGCCCAGCGTCTGATTCAGTCACATCCAGAATCTGCTGAAGATCTCCAAGAAAAATGCACTGAGTTGAATCAGGCTTGGAATAGTCTGGGAAAACGTGCTGACCAGCGCAAAGAGAAGCTTGGAGATTCTCATGACCTGCAGCGTTTCCTCAGTGACTTCAG GGACCTCATGTCTTGGATCAATGGGATCCGGGGCCTGGTCTCCTCAGATGAGCTTGCAAAGGATGTGACTGGAGCTGAAGCTTTATTGGAAAGGCATCAG GAACACCGCACAGAAATAGATGCAAGAGCTGGCACTTTCCAGGCATTTGAACAGTTTGGACAACAACTTCTAGCCCATGGACACTATGCCAGCCCAGAGATCAAGGAGAAACTGGATATTCTGGACCAAGAACGGACAGACCTGGAGAAGGCCTGGGTCCAGCGCAGAATGATGCTGGACCAGTGCCTGGAACTACAG ctgtttcaTCGGGACTGTGAACAAGCTGAAAACTGGATGGCTGCCCGGGAGGCTTTCCTAAATACAGAGGATAAAGGAGACTCCTTAGACAGTGTGGAGGCACTCATCAAGAAACATGAAGATTTTGATAAAGCAATCAATGTCCAG gaagagaaaattgCTGTCCTGCAGTCCTTTGCTGACCAGCTGATTGCTGCAGATCATTATGCCAAGGGAGTCATTGCCAACAGACGCAACGAGGTTCTGGACAG GTGGCTTCGTCTGAAAGCCCAAATGATTGAGAAGAGATCAAAGCTGGGAGAGTCTCAGACCCTCCAGCAGTTCAGTCGTGATGTGGACGAAATAGAAGCCTGGATCAGTGAAAAGCTCCAGACTGCAAGTGATGAGTCCTATAAGGATCCCACAAATATCCAG AGCAAACACCAGAAGCACCAGGCCTTTGAAGCTGAGCTCCACGCCAACGCTGACCGCATCCGCGGTGTCATCGACATGGGCAACTCCCTCATCGAGAGGGGCGCGTGTGCCGGCAGCGAGGACGCCGTCAAG GCACGTCTGGCTGCCCTGGCTGACCAGTGGCAATTCCTGGTACAGAAATCAGCAGAGAAGAGTCAGAAACTGAAAGAAGCTAATAAGCAACAGAATTTCAATACTGGAATCAAGGACTTTGACTTTTGGCTTTCAGAG GTGGAAGCTTTGTTGGCATCTGAGGACTATGGGAAGGACTTGGCATCTGTTAACAACCTCCTGAAAAAACACCAGTTACTGGAAGCTGATATATCTGCTCATGAG GACCGCCTGAAGGACCTGAACAGCCAGGCTGACAGTCTGATGACCAGCAGTGCCTTTGACACGTCCCAAGTGAAGGACAAACGTGAGACCATCAATGGGCGTTTCCAGCGCATCAAGGGCATGGCCAGCGCCCGCCGCGCCAAGCTCAACGAGAGCCACCGCCTGCACCAGTTCTTCCGTGACATGGACGACGAGGAGTCCTGGATCAA GGAGAAAAAACTGTTGGTTAGCTCAGAGGACTATGGCAGAGACCTGACTGGTGTGCAGAATCTGAGGAAGAAACACAAGCGCTTAGAAGCAGAATTAGCTGCCCACGAACCTGCTATCCAG GGTGTTCTGGACACGGGTAAGAAGCTTTCAGATGACAACACAATTGGAAAGGAGGAGATACAGCAGAGACTGGCTCAGTTTGTGGATCACTGGAAGGAGTTAAAACAGTTGGCATCTGCTAG GGGTCAGCGTCTTGAGGAGTCTCTGGAGTATCAGCAGTTTGTAGCAAATGTTGAGGAAGAAGAAGCCTGGATCAATGAGAAAATGACACTGGTAGCCAGTGAGGATTACGGGGACACACTTGCTGCTATCCAG GGCTTGCTGAAGAAGCACGAGGCATTTGAGACTGATTTTACTGTCCACAAGGACAGAGTGAACGATGTCTGTGCTAATGGAGAGGATCTCATTAAAAAG AACAATCACCACGAGGCGAACATCACTGCCAAGATGAAGGGGCTCAGAGGCAAGGTGTCAGAtctggagaaagcagcagctcagaggaaaGCCAAATTGGATGAGAACTCAGCCTTCCTCCAGTTCAACTGGAAAGCAGATGTGGTGGAGTCGTGGATAG gggagaaggaaaacagtctGAAGACAGATGATTATGGACGTGACCTCTCTTCAGTGCAAACTTTGCTCACCAAACAG GAAACGTTTGATGCTGGACTTCAGGCTTTCCAGCAGGAGGGAATTGCAAACATCACTGCTCTGAAAGACCAGCTGCTTGCAGCCAAGCACATCCAGTCCAAGGCCATTGAGGCCCGGCACGCTTCTTTAATGAAACGCTGGAATCAGCTACTGGCTAATTCTGCtaccaggaaaaagaaactctTGGAGGCTCAGGAGCACTTCAGAAAG gTTGAGGATCTGTTCCTGACTTTTGCAAAGAAGGCCTCTGCCTTCAACAGTTGGTTTGAGAATGCTGAAGAGGACCTGACAGATCCTGTGCGCTGCAACTCACTGGAGGAAATCAAAGCCCTGAGAGAAGCTCATGACGCTTTCCGTTCCTCCCTAAGTTCTGCCCAAGCTGATTTCAACCAGCTGGCAGAGCTTGATCGCCAGATCAAGAGCTTCCGTGTGGCCTCCAACCCCTACACTTGGTTCACTATGGAAGCTCTTGAAGAAACCTGGAGGAATCTGCAGAAAATTATCAAG GAACGTGaactggagctgcagaaggaacagcgaaggcaggaagaaaatgacaaaCTGCGTCAGGAATTTGCTCAGCATGCCAATGCCTTCCATCAGTGGATTCAGGAGACCAG GACTTACCTGCTAGATGG